A window from Thermoplasmatales archaeon encodes these proteins:
- the iorA gene encoding indolepyruvate ferredoxin oxidoreductase subunit alpha, with protein MELLKQGKKVLLGNEAIAIGALEAGVDIVTTYPGTPSSEIADTFSEIAVDMKKKGIEPPFYFQYSVNEKVAVEFAAACSVSGLRSLTCMKHVGINVASDAIMTYAYVGCKGGHVIVTADDPSCHSSQNEQDNRIFARFACMPMFEPSNPQEAKDMTIEAFNVSEKLSIPVFLRTTTRISHMRGVVDCKNFPMKKRQGTFSKDGTMVTVPEIARKLHPLLIKKMEEAEKIADESIFNVIEYHGGNYGIITGGASYNYVREAVDDLDIKCKILKIGMSNPLPRKKIIDFLKECEKVLVVEELEPFMEEQIKAIAKENEIKVEIYGKNFSSLKRYYEYNPDIVYKALCDFYGIPYEEKDIKAGVISRPPVLCPGCPHRATYYAVKQVAPKDAIYPTDIGCYTLGILPPYKTADFLLCMGSSVGSACGFSKATGQKVIAFIGDSTFYHAGLPALINAIHHKHNFILIILDNFTTAMTGHQPHPGNEKNGMGEDAIRVDIEKIARGMGVKNVEVVNPKNIEETKMAIKRALERDELSVIISRSPCILIEKRKEEKYAIDEEKCKKCKICITKFACPAFYFEGENIKINEEICTACGVCVQVCPFGAIGRK; from the coding sequence ATGGAGTTACTGAAGCAGGGAAAAAAAGTATTGCTAGGCAACGAAGCAATTGCAATTGGGGCGCTTGAGGCTGGCGTAGATATTGTAACAACCTATCCCGGCACCCCATCTTCAGAAATTGCAGATACATTTTCGGAAATTGCAGTAGATATGAAAAAAAAAGGGATTGAACCACCTTTTTATTTTCAATATTCTGTAAATGAAAAAGTTGCTGTTGAGTTTGCTGCTGCATGCTCTGTAAGCGGGCTTAGAAGTCTTACCTGCATGAAGCATGTTGGAATTAATGTGGCAAGTGATGCAATAATGACTTATGCATATGTTGGATGCAAAGGAGGACATGTGATTGTAACCGCTGATGACCCAAGTTGCCATTCAAGCCAGAATGAACAGGATAATAGGATTTTTGCAAGGTTTGCATGTATGCCAATGTTTGAGCCATCCAATCCACAGGAAGCAAAGGATATGACAATTGAGGCATTTAATGTTTCGGAAAAACTATCGATACCAGTGTTTTTAAGGACTACAACAAGAATAAGCCACATGCGGGGTGTAGTGGATTGCAAAAATTTTCCGATGAAAAAAAGGCAGGGAACTTTTAGCAAGGATGGAACGATGGTAACTGTTCCAGAAATTGCAAGAAAACTCCATCCATTGCTTATTAAAAAAATGGAAGAAGCAGAAAAAATAGCGGATGAAAGCATTTTTAATGTAATTGAATATCACGGCGGAAATTATGGAATAATTACAGGAGGGGCAAGTTATAATTATGTAAGGGAAGCAGTTGATGATTTGGATATAAAATGCAAAATTTTAAAAATAGGGATGAGCAATCCACTACCAAGAAAAAAAATAATAGATTTTTTAAAAGAATGTGAAAAAGTGCTTGTTGTGGAAGAGCTGGAGCCATTTATGGAAGAGCAAATAAAGGCGATAGCAAAAGAAAATGAAATAAAAGTAGAAATATATGGAAAGAATTTCAGCTCTCTCAAAAGATATTATGAATATAATCCAGATATAGTTTATAAGGCATTGTGCGATTTTTATGGAATTCCATATGAAGAAAAAGATATTAAGGCAGGAGTTATTTCCCGCCCCCCTGTGCTTTGCCCCGGCTGCCCCCACAGGGCTACATATTATGCGGTAAAGCAGGTGGCGCCAAAAGATGCAATTTATCCAACTGATATAGGATGCTATACCCTCGGCATATTACCTCCCTACAAAACTGCTGACTTTTTGTTATGCATGGGTTCAAGTGTTGGCTCTGCATGCGGTTTTTCAAAAGCAACGGGACAGAAGGTTATTGCATTTATAGGAGATTCAACATTTTATCATGCTGGCTTGCCCGCCTTAATAAATGCAATTCATCATAAACATAACTTTATTCTCATAATTTTAGATAACTTCACAACCGCAATGACAGGGCATCAACCCCATCCAGGAAATGAAAAGAATGGAATGGGAGAGGATGCAATAAGAGTTGATATTGAAAAAATTGCAAGAGGGATGGGTGTTAAAAATGTTGAAGTTGTGAATCCAAAAAATATAGAGGAAACAAAAATGGCTATTAAGAGAGCTCTGGAAAGAGATGAGCTTTCTGTAATAATTTCCCGCTCACCCTGCATATTAATTGAAAAAAGAAAGGAAGAGAAATATGCAATAGATGAGGAAAAATGCAAGAAATGCAAGATATGCATAACAAAATTTGCTTGCCCAGCATTTTATTTTGAAGGAGAAAATATAAAGATAAATGAGGAAATCTGCACTGCCTGCGGGGTTTGCGTGCAGGTATGTCCGTTTGGAGCGATAGGGAGAAAATGA
- a CDS encoding indolepyruvate oxidoreductase subunit beta, which produces MKRSVVICGVGGQGIITTANIIAKSALKDGYDVVMSELHGMAQRGGNVECVVRIGNVFSPILKKFSADAILSFEPLEALRNLEKVKKDGVVLTDINPIVPPLTSLGVEEYPQLDEIFGEISSHCRLIKIDANRIANSVGSILTKNIVMLGSFYALNIFPLKEENIVETMKESFSKKYIEKNLEAFRRGKEEANKFL; this is translated from the coding sequence ATGAAGAGAAGTGTTGTTATATGTGGGGTTGGAGGACAGGGAATAATAACGACAGCAAATATAATTGCAAAATCAGCCCTTAAGGATGGTTATGATGTTGTTATGTCAGAACTTCATGGTATGGCACAGAGAGGGGGAAATGTTGAATGTGTTGTCAGGATAGGAAATGTTTTTTCTCCAATTTTAAAAAAATTTTCAGCGGATGCAATTCTTTCATTTGAACCACTTGAAGCACTAAGAAATCTGGAAAAAGTTAAAAAAGATGGTGTTGTGCTTACAGATATAAATCCTATTGTTCCTCCTTTAACTTCTCTTGGAGTTGAAGAATACCCTCAACTGGATGAAATATTTGGAGAAATATCCTCTCATTGCAGATTGATAAAAATAGATGCAAATAGAATAGCAAATAGTGTTGGAAGCATATTGACAAAGAATATTGTTATGCTTGGCTCATTTTATGCCCTTAATATTTTCCCGTTAAAAGAAGAAAATATAGTTGAAACAATGAAGGAAAGTTTCTCTAAAAAATACATTGAAAAAAATTTGGAGGCTTTTAGAAGGGGAAAGGAAGAAGCGAATAAATTCTTATGA
- a CDS encoding endonuclease V, protein MNLYKKTYEIVKQIPRGKVSTYGDVAIALGDIVASRAVGKMLNENPYRDVPCYRVVRSDGSVGGYAHGIEKKIELLMKDGIEVKDGKINLDKYLFNDFKSNYPLKKLRKEQENLRRRIVFEKIEGAERLAGVDVAYGKYAYGAYVECENYNITKVKVTRKKIEFPYIPTYLAYRELPVLQDLIKNENPDVVLVDGNGLLHPRFFGIACHFGVINNLPTIGVAKKLLTGSEKNEYIFIGDKKVGLKINKFFISPGNRIDIESSKKIFKKLIEKNLNLVHLAHLKANEEKRKEEK, encoded by the coding sequence ATGAATCTTTATAAAAAAACTTATGAGATTGTAAAGCAAATTCCAAGAGGAAAGGTTTCTACATATGGAGATGTTGCAATTGCTCTTGGGGACATAGTTGCATCCCGTGCTGTGGGAAAAATGCTAAATGAAAATCCATACAGGGATGTGCCATGCTATAGGGTTGTGCGAAGTGACGGAAGCGTTGGTGGATATGCTCATGGTATTGAGAAAAAAATTGAATTGCTTATGAAAGACGGGATTGAAGTTAAAGATGGAAAGATAAACCTTGATAAATATTTATTTAATGATTTCAAAAGCAATTATCCATTAAAAAAATTGAGGAAGGAGCAGGAAAATTTGAGGCGCAGAATTGTTTTTGAAAAAATTGAAGGGGCAGAGAGGCTGGCGGGGGTTGATGTTGCCTATGGAAAATATGCATATGGGGCATATGTTGAATGCGAAAATTATAACATTACAAAAGTAAAAGTCACAAGAAAAAAAATAGAATTTCCCTATATTCCCACATACCTTGCATATCGCGAATTGCCTGTTCTGCAGGATTTAATAAAAAATGAAAATCCAGATGTTGTGTTAGTGGATGGAAATGGATTGCTTCATCCTCGCTTTTTTGGAATTGCCTGCCATTTCGGAGTTATAAATAATTTGCCTACTATAGGAGTTGCAAAAAAATTGCTCACTGGTTCGGAAAAAAATGAATATATTTTTATAGGAGATAAAAAAGTTGGGCTTAAAATTAATAAATTTTTTATTTCACCAGGAAACAGGATAGATATTGAAAGCAGTAAAAAAATTTTCAAAAAACTTATTGAAAAAAATTTAAATTTGGTTCATTTAGCGCATCTTAAAGCAAATGAAGAAAAAAGAAAAGAAGAAAAATAA